CCCGAGGAGTTCTTCCGGCTTGCCGAAGCGGCGCATAGGGGTGTGGGCGATGACTTTTTCCGCTCTGGGGGTGAGCGAGCCGTCGGGGTTGGTGAGCAGGGTGCGGTTTTGTTCGGTGAGGAAGAAGCCGGGGGCGATGGCGTTTACTCTGATGCCGGCGTCGGCCATGTGGACGGCCAGCCATTGGGTGAAGTTGCTGACGGCCGCTTTGGCGGCGCTGTAGGCGGGGACTTTGGTGAGCGGGCTGTAGGCGCTCATGGAGGAGATGTTGATGATGGTGGCGCCTGGCCGGCCGACCATCTGGGCGGCGAAGATCTGGCTGGGGATGAAGGTGCCCATGAAGTTGAGGCGCATAACGTAGTCGAAGCCTTCGGTGGCCATGTCGAAGAAGGTTCTGACGGCTTCGTCCTTTTTGTCCATGTCGGCGAGTTGGAGGGTTTCTTTGCTGGTGGTGCCGCGCGGGTCGTTGCCGCCGGCGCCGTTGATGAGGATGTCGCAGGGACCGAGTTCGTTTTGGACGGTGGCGGCCGCTTTGCTGACGCTTTCCCGGTCGAGGACGTCGCAGGATACGCCGATGGCCGTCCCGCCCGCGCTGACGATGTCGTCGGCGACTTTTTGGGCTTTTTCGGCGCTGCGGCCGAGGATGGCGACTTTGACGCCGAGGCCGGCGAGTTCGCGGGCCATGGGGGCGCACAGTATCCCGCTGCCCCCGGTGATGACCGCTACTCTTCCTTTTAAGGTGTTGTTCATTTTTTGTCCCCCTCGCTCATTTTTTTGATGGCATCCCATAGTCCGTGGAGATATACCGCGCCTAACGCCCTGTCGTAAAGGCCGTAGCCGGGCATCCCTTCCTCTCCCCAGATCATCCGGCCGTGGTCGGGTCGGATGGGGCCTGTGAAGCCTACGTCGTGGTAGGCTTTCATTACTGCGAACATGTCTACCGAACCGGTGTCGTCTTTGTGGGCGGTTTCGTAGAATACGCCGGGGCGCTCGATGATGATGTTGCGCACGTGGCCGAAATGGAGGCGGCCCATTGCGCCGAATTGGCGGACCATGGCGGGGATGTCGTTGTCGCCGTCGGCGCCGAGGGCGCCGCTGCAAAGGGTGAGCCCGTTGGCGGGGCTGTCGACGAGCCCGACGATGCGTTCGAGGTTGGCTTTGTTTATGACGATGCGCGGCAGGCCGAATACCGGCCAGGGCGGATCGTCGGGATGGATGGCCATTTTGATGCCGCAGGCTTCGGCTGTGGGGATGATGCCTTCGAGGAAGTATTTGAGGTTGGCGAACAGTTGCTCTTCGTCGACGTCTTTGTAGAGGGCGAAAAGTTTCTTGATGTGGGCGAGCCGCTCTTTTTCCCAGCCGGGGAATTCGCAGCCGTTGGAGCCCTGCTCCATCTGTTCGACGAGGACTTCCGGCTTGAGGCCGCGAATCCTGTCTTCTTCGTAGAAGAGCGCGGTTGATCCGTCGGGAAGGACTTTGGCGAGGTCGGTGCGCATCCAGTCGAAGACGGGCATGAAGTTGTAGCAGACTACTTCGAGGCCTGCTCTGGAGAGGTTCCTGAGGGTGGCGCAGTAGTTTTGTATGTAGCGGTCCCGCGTGGGCAGGCCGAGTTTGATGTCTTCGTGGACGTTGACGCTTTCGACGGTTTTGAAGGTGAGCCCGGCGGCCTCGATCCCGGTCTTGAGGGCGAGGATGTCTTCATAGGGCCAGATTTCTCCGACGGGGATGTGGTAGATGGCGCTGACGACGTTGGTGACGCCCGGTATCTGCCTGATGTGTGCGAGGGGGATGCTGTCGAGTTTTTCTCCGTACCATCTGAATGACATCTGCATGGTTTCTCTCCCTGTAGGCTTTCCTTTTTCGTTATCAGGCGTCCGTCGGCGTTGTTTTGCGGGGCAGAAAGAAGTGGCCGTACTCGCCGCGCAGGTATTCGAGGTCGACGACGACTTTGTTGAGGTGCTGGTCGATCATTTTTTTGGCCAGGGCCGGGTCTTTGTCGCGGATGGCCCGGACGAGTTCTTTGTGCTGGTGGATGAGCTGTTCCCAGTCGAAGCCGACGGCGAGGTTGAGCATTCTGACGCGGTTGTAATGGGCGTTCATGTGCTGGAGCATCGACCAGGTGCGGGCTTTTTTGCAGCCTTTGAAGATGGTGGCGTGCATGTTTTCGTCGAGTTCGAAGAATTTGTGGTAGTTTTTTTCGCTGATGCACAGTTCCTGGAGGGCGATGCAGGATTGAAGCTGGAAGAGGTCTTCGCCGGAAAAAGCCACGCAGGCTTGTTGGATTACTTCTTTTTCGAGGGTTTCCCGCACGAATTTCGATTCTTCGACTTGGTCGGTGTCGATGAGCGAGACGTAGGTGCCTTTTTGGGGGTAGATGTCGAGGAGTTTTTCCTGCGCGAGCTTGATAAACGCTTCGCGGACAGGTGTGCGGCTGACATGAAGCCGTTCGGCGATCTCCTGTTCGGAGATGCTTTGTCCGGGCTGTAGGGTCAGGTTGATGATGTTGGCCTTGAGCAGCCGGTATACGTATTCGCGGGCTGATTCCTGCTGAAAGCGTTCGATGGCAATCAATTTCCCATATCCCCCTTCCCAGTCTCTAGCAAAATACTACCATACTACCATACTAGTGTAAATAGTATACATTTCAATTTTCTGAAGATATTTCGCATTGTAAAACCGGTTTTTTGGCTGCGTTTGCGCCGGGATGCGATGCAAAAAAGACGCGCCTCTGCGGCGCGTCTTTTGATCGGATGCGTGTTATGCGGCTTGCTCCGGTTATTTGGGTATGAACCAGCCCATGGGCACGAGCACGATTTCGGGGAAGAAGGTCAGCAGCAGCAGCAGGACGATTTCGATCCACATGTACGGCATGACTTTGCTGATGATTTCTTCCATGGAGACTTTGCCGACGCCGGCGGCGACGTTGAGGACGGTGCCGACCGGCGGTGTCAGGACGCCGATCATGTTGTTGAAGACGAACATGAAGCCGAAGTAGATGGGGTCGATGCCGGCCTTTTCGATGATCGGCATCATCACGGGGGTGAGGATGAGGATGGTGGGGGTGGCGTCCATGGCGGTGCCGACGAGGAGGACGATGATGTTGATGACGAACATCAACAGGATTTTGTTGTCCATGATCGGCGCCAGCGAACTGGCGATCCACTGCGGGATGTTGGCGACCGCGATCAGCCACGACGATATCATGGCGGCTGCGCACAGGAACATGACGATGCTGGTTACTTTGGCGGCGGACACCAATACGTCGCAGATATGGTTGAGCTTGAGTTCGCGGTAGATGAAGACGCCGACGAACAGGGCGTAGAAGACGGCGATGGAGGCGGCCTCGGTGGGGGTGAAGACGCCGCCGCGCAGGCCGACGATGATGATGCCGGGGAGGATGAAGGCCCAGATGGCGTCGCGGGCCGTTTTCAGCACAACTGATAACGGCTGCTTCGGCTGCATTCTGAACTGCTTTTTGCGGGCCAGCCAGGTCCAGGTGAGAGCGAGGAAGATACAGAGCAGCAGGCCGGGCACGATGCCGGACATGAAGAGTTTGGGGATGGAGACGTTGCCGGTGACGCCGAAGATGATCATGGGCACGCTGAGCGGCATGATGGGCGGGATGATGGCGGCGGAGGCGATGAGGGCCGCCGACATGCCCCGGTCGTAGCCGGCTTCGACCATGATGGGGATAAGGATGGCGCTGAGGGCGGCGGTGTCGGCGACCGCCGAGCCGGACAGGCCGGCGAAGATGAGGCTGGCGATGATGGCGACATAGCCGAGGCCGCCGCGGACGTGGCCGACGAGGGCCATGGCGAAGGCGATGATGCGTTTGGAGACGCCGCCGGCGTTCATGAGTTCGCCGGCGAGGATGAAGAAGGCGATGGCCATGAGGGGAAAGTTGTCGGCGCCGTCGACGAGGGTGGCGGCAAGGATCTGGGTGTCGAACATGTTGAGCTGGAAGAGGAGGAAGACGCCGCTGATGATGAGCGAGTGGGCGATGGGGATCCCCAGGGCCATGGCGGCGAGGAGCGAGCCGAGAAATACGAACATTGTCATTTCCATTATTTCTTCGCCCCTTCCTCGGCTTCGCCGGCGATCAGCTGCGTGTCTTCGTTGTCGGCTGTCATAACAAGTTCGCTGTCGGCCATTTTGCCGGTTATGAGCCGGTAGAGGTTATTCAGGGAAATAACGACCATCGCGGCGCTGCAAATAAATCCGGAGACGTACACAAAGGCCAGCGGTATCTGCATCGAGGACGATACCTGGTCGCCGGTCAGTACGGTCATTTTCCAAGTTCCATGGACGCAGAGGCCCATTGTTATCACAAGGATGATGTTGTTAATTATAAACAGTTTGCGCCGACCGCTGATCGACAGTTTCTTGACTAACGTGTCGACGCCGAGGTGGACGTTTTCCTGGTAGGCCACGATGGCGCCCAGGAAGATAAGCCAGATGAACAGGTACCGGGAGGCTTCTTCAGCCCAGGTGAGGCCTTCGTTGAAAAAGTAGCGCAGTATTACGTTGGCGAAAACAAATGTGGCCATGCAGGTCAGGCAGACCGCTATCGCTGCGTGGAGCAGGCGGTTTATCTGTTTGCTCAAGCTGCCCATGTTACGGCTTCCTTTCGGGGGGAATGCTAGTCCCCGCTTTCAGTTTGTGCACAGCAATATATAATTGCGGTCGTGCAAAGAGCGGGCGGGACTGCCGAAAGCATGCGCTTTCACGGATACTTATCGACAGTCCCGCCGCTAAACAATCAGCTGTTACTTGGAGGCCTTGGCGATTTCGGCTCTTACTTCGGTGATGACGTCTTTGCCGATTTCTTTTTCAAACTGGGCGGCAATGTCTTTGGTGGCGTCCATGAAGAGTTTCTGCTGGTCGGGGGTCAGGTTGGTGACGGTCATGCCGGCTTTTGCGAGGCCCTGGGCGGCTTCGGCGTCAACCTTGCGGTTGTATTCGCGCTGCCATTTGCTGGCTTCCTGGCCGGTTTTCATGAGGAGCGCCTGGTCTTCCTTGGGCAGGGTGTCCCACAGTTTCTTGCTGTACATGATGACGAACGGGGTGTAGACGTGTTTGCTCAGGGTGGTGTATTTCTGAACTTCGTGGAATTTCTGCAGGAAGTTGGTGGTGTTCGGGTTTTCCTGGCCGTCGATGGTCTTCTGCTGCATGGCGTTGAAGACTTCGCTGAACGGCATCGGGGTGGGGTTGGCGCCGAGTTTACGCCAGGCGGCGAGGTGGACGGGGTTTTCCATGGTCCTGATCTTCAGGCCTTTGATGTCGTCCGGGGTCTTGATTTCGCGCTTGCTGTTGGTTACCTGGCGGTAGCCGTTTTCCATGTACATGATGCCCACGAGGCCATGGGTCTGGAGCGAGTCGAGCATTTTCTTGCCGAACGGACCGTCAAGAACGGCGTCGACTACTTTCTCGTTGGGGAACAGGAACGGGAGGTCGAAAACCATCCAGCGCTTGTCGATGGTGGCCATCGGCGAGCTCGAGGGGCCGGACATTTCCAGCGTGCCGGCTCTGAGGGCGGTCATGGTTTTGATGTCGTCGCCGAGCTGGGCGCTGGGGAATATCTGGATCTCAAGACGGCCTTTGGATTCCTTGGCAACAAGTTCCTTCCACTTTTCCAGGCCCTTGTATTCCGGGCTGGCATCATTCAGGCCGATGGAGACCTTGATGACTTTTTTCTCGACTTTCTGCTCGGCAGGCTTCTTGTCGCCGCCGCCGCATCCTGCCAGCAGGGTTACTGCCATAACGAGAACGAGCAGTACGCTGGCTACTTTGAGAGCTTTTTTCATCCTTCTTCCCTCCACTTTTAATATGCAAAACGCCAGGTCAGACACACCCGGCATTTTGTCCGGGGTGATCGGGGGCGCGGGCCCCTCAGCCCAGGAGCGGCACGGTGTTGGCCGCCTGGGTCATTACGGTGATGGTGTAGTCGTCCCGGCCGATTATCTGCCGGGCATGGTCGTAAGCTTCGTCGAAGCCGGTGACCGGCCTGAGGCCGGCTTCGCGCATGACGGCGAAGTTTTCCGGCCGGGTGACGCCGAAAATGGCTACCTGTTTGGACATGTCTTTGAGGCGGAAGGCGGAGTAGCCGGGGACGGTGAACTTTTTCCGCACGGCGAGTTCGAATTCGAGCGGGTCTTTGTAGCGCAGCCATTCCATGTATTCGGGCGGCTCGTTGATGTCTTCGCATTCGAGGAAGCAGATGATCGCCCCGCCGGGCTTGGCCGCCATGTAGGCGTTGTCGAGGGCTTTGATGGATTGGTAGAGGTTGATGTCTTTGGGGAAGCCGCCCGCGGAGGCTACGACGAGGTCGGCCTGAGCGGCGATGGGCACGCCGTAGGTCTGCTCGACCGCCCGGCAGCCTTCTTCCCAGGCTTTGTGCCAGTGGCCGGCGACGAAGCGGCCGATCCTGCCTTCGGGGGTGAGAACGGCGTGGAGCAGGAAGGCGGGGTTGACCATGGCGGCCATTTCGGTCATGTCTTCGTGCATTTCGTTGCCGACGGTGCGCCCTGACTGGCAGTTGGGGTTGAGGCCTTGGCCGATTTCGGCGCTGAGGCAGTAGCGGTGGTTGCCCTGGATGGTTTCGTAGCCGCTGACGCCGGGCATGATGCCTTTGCGCCCGCCGCCGAAGCCGGCCATGAGGTGGAAGGCGATGCCGCCGGTGAGGATGACTTTGTCGGCAGCCATGATGGTTTTGTTGATGTAGGTTTCGACCCCGCGGCTGGTGGTGCCGACGTAGACGAGGTTTTCTTTGTCGTGGGCGTCGTGCTGGAGCATTTTTATGCGGTGGCAGACGGTCTGGCCGCACAGGAGGGCGAGTTCTTCGCCGGTGTTGCGGCGGTGGGCGCCGAGGGCGACGACGATGGCGATGTCTTCGTCGGGGACGCCGCAGGCGTTGAGTTCGTCGAGCAGGACGGGGAGGAAGGTGTCGAACTGAACCCAGGCCCGGGTGATGTCGCTGACGGTGATGGCGACTTTGTCGCCGGCCCGGACGACTTGCCTGAGAGGCGGGGCGCCGATGGGCGCGGCAAGCGCAGCTCTGACGGCGGCCGGGATGTCGGCGATGGCGGGCAGGAAGCCGCCTTTGATATCGTAGAGGATTTTTTCGGCCGGCAGCGGTACCGAGATGGTGTTGCGTCCGTAAAGAAAGTCAAAGTTTTGTTGTGGCAATTGTCGATCCCCCTGATAAAGTTGTTCCATGTCGTGTCGGCGCATTATCGCATTGTCCGGACGCGACGCGGCTGCCGGGCCGGGTGACGTCCTGCAATGCACAATGTTTATAGTATTCTGGAAGCGGCGTGTCTTTCCTGCGTGGCAGTGCACGATATGGAACGATAATTTACCAGGCTACACAATCCTACTGTTAGCTACGCAATCTCTCCGGTTGCGCCGGTTATTGTTTGCGGGCTTCGAATTGGGCGAGTTTTTCGTAGAACTGGACGATGCCGCTGTGGTCGTTCTGGCCTTTGCCGTCGACTTTGAGGGCTTGCATCATTTCCATGACCTGGCTGGTGAGGAAGAGGGGCACGCCGACGTCTTTGGCGGTTTCGAGGGCGTTATTGAGGTCTTTGATGTGCAGGTCGATTTTGAAGCCGGGCTTGAAGTTGCCGGCGAGGATCATCGGCGCTTTGGCGTCGAGGACGGTGCTGCCGGCGAGGCCGCCGCGGATGGCCTGGAAGATGACTTCGGGGTCGACGCCGGCTTTGGCGCCGAG
This DNA window, taken from Sporomusaceae bacterium, encodes the following:
- a CDS encoding SDR family oxidoreductase, whose amino-acid sequence is MNNTLKGRVAVITGGSGILCAPMARELAGLGVKVAILGRSAEKAQKVADDIVSAGGTAIGVSCDVLDRESVSKAAATVQNELGPCDILINGAGGNDPRGTTSKETLQLADMDKKDEAVRTFFDMATEGFDYVMRLNFMGTFIPSQIFAAQMVGRPGATIINISSMSAYSPLTKVPAYSAAKAAVSNFTQWLAVHMADAGIRVNAIAPGFFLTEQNRTLLTNPDGSLTPRAEKVIAHTPMRRFGKPEELLGTLVWLADEDVSGFITGIVVPVDGGFMAYGGV
- a CDS encoding GntR family transcriptional regulator; the protein is MIAIERFQQESAREYVYRLLKANIINLTLQPGQSISEQEIAERLHVSRTPVREAFIKLAQEKLLDIYPQKGTYVSLIDTDQVEESKFVRETLEKEVIQQACVAFSGEDLFQLQSCIALQELCISEKNYHKFFELDENMHATIFKGCKKARTWSMLQHMNAHYNRVRMLNLAVGFDWEQLIHQHKELVRAIRDKDPALAKKMIDQHLNKVVVDLEYLRGEYGHFFLPRKTTPTDA
- the larA gene encoding nickel-dependent lactate racemase, which gives rise to MPQQNFDFLYGRNTISVPLPAEKILYDIKGGFLPAIADIPAAVRAALAAPIGAPPLRQVVRAGDKVAITVSDITRAWVQFDTFLPVLLDELNACGVPDEDIAIVVALGAHRRNTGEELALLCGQTVCHRIKMLQHDAHDKENLVYVGTTSRGVETYINKTIMAADKVILTGGIAFHLMAGFGGGRKGIMPGVSGYETIQGNHRYCLSAEIGQGLNPNCQSGRTVGNEMHEDMTEMAAMVNPAFLLHAVLTPEGRIGRFVAGHWHKAWEEGCRAVEQTYGVPIAAQADLVVASAGGFPKDINLYQSIKALDNAYMAAKPGGAIICFLECEDINEPPEYMEWLRYKDPLEFELAVRKKFTVPGYSAFRLKDMSKQVAIFGVTRPENFAVMREAGLRPVTGFDEAYDHARQIIGRDDYTITVMTQAANTVPLLG
- a CDS encoding TRAP transporter large permease subunit, translating into MEMTMFVFLGSLLAAMALGIPIAHSLIISGVFLLFQLNMFDTQILAATLVDGADNFPLMAIAFFILAGELMNAGGVSKRIIAFAMALVGHVRGGLGYVAIIASLIFAGLSGSAVADTAALSAILIPIMVEAGYDRGMSAALIASAAIIPPIMPLSVPMIIFGVTGNVSIPKLFMSGIVPGLLLCIFLALTWTWLARKKQFRMQPKQPLSVVLKTARDAIWAFILPGIIIVGLRGGVFTPTEAASIAVFYALFVGVFIYRELKLNHICDVLVSAAKVTSIVMFLCAAAMISSWLIAVANIPQWIASSLAPIMDNKILLMFVINIIVLLVGTAMDATPTILILTPVMMPIIEKAGIDPIYFGFMFVFNNMIGVLTPPVGTVLNVAAGVGKVSMEEIISKVMPYMWIEIVLLLLLTFFPEIVLVPMGWFIPK
- a CDS encoding TRAP transporter small permease gives rise to the protein MGSLSKQINRLLHAAIAVCLTCMATFVFANVILRYFFNEGLTWAEEASRYLFIWLIFLGAIVAYQENVHLGVDTLVKKLSISGRRKLFIINNIILVITMGLCVHGTWKMTVLTGDQVSSSMQIPLAFVYVSGFICSAAMVVISLNNLYRLITGKMADSELVMTADNEDTQLIAGEAEEGAKK
- the uxuA gene encoding mannonate dehydratase — translated: MQMSFRWYGEKLDSIPLAHIRQIPGVTNVVSAIYHIPVGEIWPYEDILALKTGIEAAGLTFKTVESVNVHEDIKLGLPTRDRYIQNYCATLRNLSRAGLEVVCYNFMPVFDWMRTDLAKVLPDGSTALFYEEDRIRGLKPEVLVEQMEQGSNGCEFPGWEKERLAHIKKLFALYKDVDEEQLFANLKYFLEGIIPTAEACGIKMAIHPDDPPWPVFGLPRIVINKANLERIVGLVDSPANGLTLCSGALGADGDNDIPAMVRQFGAMGRLHFGHVRNIIIERPGVFYETAHKDDTGSVDMFAVMKAYHDVGFTGPIRPDHGRMIWGEEGMPGYGLYDRALGAVYLHGLWDAIKKMSEGDKK
- a CDS encoding TRAP transporter substrate-binding protein gives rise to the protein MKKALKVASVLLVLVMAVTLLAGCGGGDKKPAEQKVEKKVIKVSIGLNDASPEYKGLEKWKELVAKESKGRLEIQIFPSAQLGDDIKTMTALRAGTLEMSGPSSSPMATIDKRWMVFDLPFLFPNEKVVDAVLDGPFGKKMLDSLQTHGLVGIMYMENGYRQVTNSKREIKTPDDIKGLKIRTMENPVHLAAWRKLGANPTPMPFSEVFNAMQQKTIDGQENPNTTNFLQKFHEVQKYTTLSKHVYTPFVIMYSKKLWDTLPKEDQALLMKTGQEASKWQREYNRKVDAEAAQGLAKAGMTVTNLTPDQQKLFMDATKDIAAQFEKEIGKDVITEVRAEIAKASK